One Brassica napus cultivar Da-Ae chromosome A5, Da-Ae, whole genome shotgun sequence DNA window includes the following coding sequences:
- the LOC106382860 gene encoding S-adenosylmethionine decarboxylase proenzyme 3 has protein sequence MALSAIGFEGYEKRLEVSFLEPSIFQDTKGLGLRALTRSQLDQILTPAACEIVSSLSNDHLDSYVLSESSFFVYPYKVIIKTCGTTKLLLSIPPLLKLAGELSLSVKSVKYTRGSFLCPEGQPFPHRSFSEEVSVLDGHFTKLGLNSVAYLMGNDDETKKWHVYAASSSQSSSNNNVYTLEMCMTGLDREKASVFYKNGETGTMTDNSGIRKILPKSHICDFEFEPCGYSMNSIEGDAISTIHVTPEDGFSYASFEAVGYDFNTMDLSQLVTRVLSCFEPKQFSVAVHSSVGVNAYKPEISVDLEDYGCRERTFESLGEESGTVMYQTFEKLGKYCGSPRSTLKCEWSSNNSSCSSEDEKDEGI, from the coding sequence ATGGCCTTATCCGCAATCGGCTTCGAAGGCTACGAGAAGCGCCTCGAGGTCTCTTTCCTCGAGCCAAGCATCTTCCAAGATACCAAGGGACTTGGTCTCCGTGCTCTGACCAGGTCCCAGCTTGACCAAATACTCACTCCCGCTGCCTGCGAGATCGTTTCCTCTCTCTCCAACGATCATTTGGACTCTTACGTCCTCTCTGAGTCAAGCTTCTTTGTCTACCCTTACAAAGTCATCATCAAGACTTGCGGCACCACCAAGCTCCTCCTCTCCATCCCGCCGCTTCTCAAGCTCGCCGGTGAGCTCTCTCTGAGTGTGAAATCTGTTAAGTACACTCGCGGCTCCTTCCTCTGCCCCGAGGGGCAGCCTTTTCCTCACAGAAGCTTCTCTGAAGAAGTCTCTGTTCTCGATGGTCACTTTACTAAGCTCGGCTTGAACAGCGTCGCCTACTTGATGGGTAACGATGACGAGACTAAGAAATGGCATGTCTACGCTGCCTCCTCTTCCCAGTCCTCTAGCAACAATAATGTTTACACGCTTGAGATGTGCATGACTGGTCTAGACAGGGAGAAAGCCTCTGTCTTCTACAAGAACGGCGAGACGGGAACAATGACTGACAACTCTGGAATCAGAAAGATCCTCCCTAAGTCCCATATCTGCGACTTTGAGTTCGAGCCGTGTGGCTACTCTATGAACTCCATCGAAGGAGATGCGATCTCCACTATCCACGTGACCCCTGAGGATGGGTTCAGCTACGCTAGCTTTGAAGCTGTGGGTTATGACTTCAACACTATGGACCTGAGCCAGCTTGTTACGAGGGTTCTCTCTTGCTTCGAGCCGAAGCAATTCTCTGTGGCGGTGCACTCGAGCGTTGGGGTGAACGCGTACAAGCCTGAGATCAGTGTGGACTTGGAAGATTATGGATGCAGAGAGAGGACGTTTGAGTCTTTGGGGGAAGAGAGTGGGACGGTGATGTATCAGACGTTTGAGAAGCTAGGCAAGTACTGTGGGTCGCCTAGGTCTACGTTGAAGTGTGAGTGGAGCAGCAACAATAGTAGTTGCAGCAGCGAGGACGAGAAGGACGAGGGTATCTAG
- the LOC106382863 gene encoding probable inactive ATP-dependent zinc metalloprotease FTSHI 3, chloroplastic, with product MATTFNVLCTHTWDDRFHLKVANPPDRFSRTEYSRISALNLSVARTKNLSFSCRRLGRFSCNSEVKRLVVNGENGTSKGTRRRRFSLRLRPRLRLLSMRLGRFDLRASLEDFRLFLRKNIKRVILSTGVAVIFGLCYLFLRLTAVPSPSIVPYSDFVTNLRGGSVSKVLLEEGSRRIYYNTAEENVEVVEDVDTEVAVTGDVRPKIRALAPVWKYVTRKVDHDEKFLLGLMREKGITYSSAPQSALKSMRTVLLTIITLWIPLTPLMWLLYRQLSASSSPAKKRRSKNPTVGFDDVEGVDSAKDELVEIVSCLQGSINYKKLGARLPRGVLLVGPPGTGKTLLARAVAGEAGVPFFSVSASEFVEMFVGRGAARIRDLFSAARKNSPSIIFIDELDAVGGKRGRSFNDERDQTLNQLLTEMDGFESDIKVIVIAATNRPEALDPALCRPGRFSRKVVVAEPDQEGRRKILAVHLRDVPLEEDAFLICDLVASLTPGFVGADLANIVNEAALLAARRGGEAVAREDIMEAIERAKYGINDKEVKTRTLGNELSKLFPWMPSLAGRNGPDQDGLQGPLGYRSLS from the exons ATGGCTACTACTTTCAATGTTCTCTGTACACATACATGGGATGATCGGTTTCATCTTAAAGTAGCTAATCCTCCGGATAGATTCAGCAGAACAGAGTACTCGAGGATTAGTGCGCTTAACCTTAGTGTCGCTCGGACAAAGAATCTGTCGTTTAGTTGTCGGAGACTTGGTCGGTTTTCTTGTAATAGCGAGGTTAAACGTCTGGTGGTGAATGGTGAAAATGGTACGAGTAAAggaacgagaagaagaagattttctCTTAGGCTTCGACCTAGGCTACGTTTACTGAGCATGAGACTTGGCAGATTCGATCTCAGAGCGTCACTGGAAGACTTCAGATTGTTTTTGAGAAAGAACATCAAAAGAGTGATCTTATCTACTGGCGTGGCGGTTATCTTCGGACTCTGTTATCTGTTCTTGAGGCTAACAGCTGTTCCCTCTCCATCCATCGTTCCTTACTCAGACTTCGTAACGAATCTTCGAGGTGGTTCTGTCTCAAAGGTTTTGCTCGAAGAAGGTTCTCGTCGAATCTATTACAACACTGCTGAGGAGAACGTTGAGGTTGTTGAAGATGTTGACACTGAAGTAGCAGTTACGGGAGACGTTCGGCCAAAGATTCGAGCTTTGGCTCCTGTGTGGAAGTACGTGACGAGGAAAGTAGATCATGATGAGAAGTTTCTTCTTGGTTTGATGAGGGAGAAAGGGATTACTTATAGCTCAGCTCCTCAATCTGCGTTGAAGTCAATGAGAACCGTTTTGTTAACTATCATCACTCTATGGATTCCTTTAACTCCTCTTATGTGGCTTCTCTATCGGCAGCTCTCAGCATCCAGCAGCCCTGCGAAGAAACGACGGTCTAAAAATCCCACAGTTGGATTCGATGACGTGGAGGGAGTTGATTCTGCTAAAGACGAGCTCGTTGAG ATAGTGTCATGTCTTCAAGGAAGTATAAACTACAAGAAGCTAGGAGCGAGACTACCTAGAGGCGTGCTTTTAGTCGGTCCACCAGGGACTGGTAAGACCTTGTTGGCTCGAGCCGTAGCCGGAGAGGCTGGAGTTCCCTTCTTCTCTGTTTCCGCTAGCGAGTTTGTTGAAATGTTTGTCGGAAGAGGCGCTGCGAGGATCAGAGATCTCTTCAGTGCAGCCAGGAAGAACTCGCCTTCCATTATATTCATCGACGAGCTCGATGCGGTTGGTGGGAAACGCGGTAGAAGTTTCAACGATGAACGTGACCAGACCCTAAACCAA TTGCTTACTGAGATGGATGGATTCGAGTCAGACATAAAAGTCATTGTAATCGCAGCAACCAACCGACCAGAAGCGTTAGACCCTGCTCTTTGTCGGCCAGGAAGATTCTCTAGAAAAGTTGTGGTTGCAGAACCGGACCAAGAAGGACGTAGGAAAATCTTGGCCGTACATTTGAGAGACGTTCCTCTAGAAGAAGATGCGTTTCTCATTTGTGATCTGGTTGCGTCTCTGACTCCCGGATTCGTAGGTGCTGATCTCGCCAATATCGTCAATGAAGCTGCATTGCTCGCTGCTCGTAGAG GCGGGGAAGCTGTGGCAAGGGAGGATATAATGGAAGCTATAGAGAGGGCGAAGTATGGGATCAATGATAAGGAAGTGAAGACGAGGACGTTGGGAAATGAGCTCAGCAAGCTGTTCCCATGGATGCCTTCTTTGGCTGGGAGGAACGGACCTGATCAAGACGGTTTACAAGGACCCTTAGGTTATCGATCTCTTAGCTAA
- the LOC106382864 gene encoding uncharacterized protein LOC106382864, which translates to MAEGGDDPQRLKKIAAAAYEYDNDSRWVDYWSNILIPPHMASRPEVVEHYKRKFYQRYVDPDLVVEPMASSSSSSQSARPSASTNANEQARSRNSGSVPRTTGPSATSGVSSGRWDQQTIQFSVNAWVFVIAVLAVLPLVPKNLSNRAYRLSFMGTACSSLYSLYSLYGRPSAWNMQGLQVYFQSIMGAKDFIYFIYCLTFVTSHLCLKFALIPILCRALEQLAKFLRRNFARSTIYRKYLEDPCVWVESNTTTLNILSSQAEIAIGFLLIISLLSWQRNIIQTFMYWQLLKLMYQAPVTAGYHQSTWSRIGRTVNPIIQRYAPFLNTPVTAVQRWWFR; encoded by the exons ATGGCGGAAGGCGGCGATGATCCACAGCGATTGAAGAAGATTGCGGCGGCAGCTTACGAGTACGATAACGATTCTCGATGGGTGGATTACTGGTCTAATATCCTAATCCCTCCTCACATGGCTAGTCGCCCCGAGGTCGTCGAGCACTACAAGCGTAAATTCTACCAACGCTACGTG gatcCTGATCTTGTTGTGGAGCCTATGGCTagttcatcttcttcgtcgCAATCTGCAAGACCATCTGCATCTACCAATGCAAATGAACAAGCTCGTTCACGGAACTCTG GATCTGTTCCGAGAACCACTGGGCCATCTGCTACTTCAGGTGTGAGTTCAGGGCGGTGGGATCAGCAGACTATTCAGTTTTCTGTCAATGCTTGG GTTTTCGTTATAGCTGTGCTGGCAGTGTTACCTCTAGTGCCAAAGAACCTCTCTAATAGGGCTTATCGTCTATCTTTCATGGGAACTGCATGCTCATCTCTTTATTCCTTGTACTCTCTTTATGGG AGGCCAAGTGCATGGAATATGCAAGGGCTGCAAGTTTATTTCCAATCAATTATGGGAGCAAAGGATTTCATCTATTTCATATACTGCCTCACATTTGTCACTTCACATCTCTGTCTCAAGT TTGCTCTGATTCCCATCTTGTGTCGAGCCCTTGAACAATTAGCCAAATTCTTGAGGCGTAACTTCGCTCGCTCCACCATATACAG AAAGTACTTGGAAGATCCTTGCGTGTGGGTGGAGTCAAACACAACTACTCTTAACATCCTCTCATCGCAGGCTGAGATAGCTATCGGCTTCCTTCTGATTATCTCTCTGCTCTC ATGGCAACGCAACATTATACAGACATTCATGTACTGGCAG CTATTGAAGCTGATGTATCAAGCACCAGTAACAGCAGGATACCACCAGAGCACGTGGAGCAGAATCGGGAGGACGGTGAATCCCATTATCCAACGGTACGCTCCCTTCTTGAATACTCCGGTCACTGCCGTCCAGAGATGGTGGTTCAGGTGA
- the LOC106382866 gene encoding probable isoprenylcysteine alpha-carbonyl methylesterase ICMEL2 has protein sequence MQSSSEIHHHERCRPVFPTENIGPADSDKGKVRRRVLRKSSAPQICRQQSFGRDIGHAAAETYLITRLSFDLLGYLGVGYRWITRLLALACYAILLMPGFLQVAYHYFFSPQVRRSIVYGDQPRNRLDLYIPPPTSAGLKPVVVFVTGGAWIIGYKAWGSLLGLQLAERDIIVACLDYRNFPQGTISDMVRDVSQGISFVCNNISAFGGDPNRIYLMGQSAGAHISSCALIEQAIKESRGERISWSASQIKAYFGLSGGYNLFNMVEHFHNRGLYRSIFLSIMEGEESFAQYSPGIRLKEPRVRKAASLLTHIVLFHGSEDYSIPCEASKTFAKALQGVEVKTDLIIYNGKTHTDLFLQDPLRGGKDELFDHIVSMIHANDSDGLSKDAVAPPRRRLVPEILLKLAGKVSPF, from the exons ATGCAATCATCTTCGGAGATTCACCATCATGAAAGATGCCGTCCAGTGTTTCCAACGGAGAATATTGGCCCAGCGGATTCCGACAAAGGAAAGGTTCGCCGTAGAGTGTTGAGGAAGTCATCGGCGCCTCAAATTTGCAGGCAGCAGTCGTTCGGTCGAGACATAGGCCATGCAGCGGCGGAAACGTATTTGATAACTCGTCTTAGCTTCGACCTTCTTGGTTATCTCGG GGTAGGTTATCGGTGGATCACAAGATTACTTGCTCTTGCTTGTTATGCAATCCTCCTTATGCCTGGTTTTCTTCAAG TTGcatatcattattttttctCACCCCAAGTTAGGAGGAGTATTGTATATGGTGATCAACCTAGGAATAG GCTGGATTTGTACATACCACCACCAACAAGTGCCGGCCTTAAGCCTGTTGTAGTTTTCGTGACTGGTGGAGCTTGGATTATCGG GTACAAAGCTTGGGGCTCTCTCTTGGGACTGCAGCTAGCAGAAAGGGATATCATTGTTGCATGTCTAGATTACAG AAACTTTCCTCAAGGAACAATTAGTGACATGGTAAGAGATGTTTCTCAAGGAATATCATTTGTATGCAATAACATCTCTGCATTTGGAGGCGATCCTAATAG AATATATTTGATGGGGCAATCAGCTGGTGCACATATCTCATCTTGTGCTCTCATTGAACAAGCCATTAAAGAATCAAGAGGAGAAAGAATCTCATGGAGTGCTTCTCAGATTAAAGCTTACTTCGGTTTATCTGGCGG GTACAATCTCTTCAATATGGTCGAACACTTCCATAACAGAGGCCTGTATCGTTCTATTTTCCTTAG CATAATGGAGGGAGAAGAGTCATTTGCACAATACTCTCCTGGAATCAGATTGAAAGAGCCGAGAGTAAGAAAAGCTGCATCTCTCTTGACTCATATTGTGCTCTTTCATGGATCTGAAGATTACTCCATCCCATGTGAAGCAAG CAAAACTTTTGCAAAAGCTCTTCAAGGTGTTGAAGTTAAAACAGACCTAATTATCTACAATGGTAAAACTCACACAGATCTATTTCTTCAG GATCCTTTGAGAGGAGGTAAAGACGAGCTGTTTGATCATATAGTCTCCATGATACACGCCAATGACAGTGACGGTTTGAGTAAAGATGCGGTTGCACCACCGAGAAGACGGCTTGTGCCTGAGATTTTGCTTAAACTGGCTGGTAAGGTCAGCCCTTTCTGA
- the LOC106382865 gene encoding FHA domain-containing protein At4g14490 yields MVPPLLKLAFVQGPRDGESLEYKPGSTIRIGRIVRGNEIVVKDAGVSTKHLRIVSDSENWIVHDLGSSNGTILNSEPLDSDTPVILRHGDVIKLGECTSIVVNFETDAQVEEEEHKLPPRPRRNNRRLRRVGRPRKNEKKVAVMKEEEEAVPVEKKGNSKAKSFDLNPIKLEIEDTRIGVEISEMKRGTRSSRQMRNECLGLEENVKCEDTVIEEKRRPSRATRSKKEAIGGDSFLELEMVLNQAKKSRAKKKKTEQKSVVEEMESRNEDVEEDEKGRIETCDKVDEASKMLEQVEIESRKSTLGEDGEAENLQDEVEEEGDCKSNEAVIETSDGGCEEEGKAEQGSRNDKNVEKVDLEKMTLGDWFEYMKVHLRKQIVDKTEMMIEDMRSKSLRVRHHIAEQKQAKEEGSVN; encoded by the coding sequence ATGGTTCCGCCATTGTTGAAGCTCGCGTTCGTCCAGGGACCAAGAGACGGCGAATCTCTAGAGTACAAGCCCGGATCCACTATCCGTATCGGCCGAATCGTTCGCGGCAACGAAATCGTCGTTAAAGACGCCGGAGTCTCCACGAAACACCTCCGAATCGTATCCGATTCCGAGAACTGGATAGTCCACGACCTTGGATCCTCCAACGGCACAATACTGAACTCGGAACCTCTCGATTCAGATACTCCTGTCATTCTCCGCCACGGAGACGTGATCAAGCTAGGTGAGTGTACTTCCATTGTAGTGAACTTTGAGACTGATGCtcaggtggaggaggaggagcataaGCTTCCCCCGAGGCCGAGGAGGAATAACAGGCGCCTTCGCAGGGTTGGTAGGCCTCGGAAGAACGAAAAGAAAGTAGCGGTtatgaaggaggaggaggaagctgTTCCAGTGGAGAAGAAGGGCAACTCTAAGGCTAAGAGTTTTGATTTGAATCCAATCAAGTTGGAGATTGAGGATACTCGAATTGGAGTGGAGATCTCAGAGATGAAGAGAGGTACAAGGAGCAGTAGGCAGATGAGAAACGAATGTTTGGGGTTGGAAGAGAATGTAAAGTGTGAGGATACTGTTATAGAGGAGAAGAGAAGACCTTCAAGGGCTACGAGGAGCAAGAAGGAAGCGATTGGTGGGGATTCTTTTCTGGAGTTGGAGATGGTTCTGAACCAAGCGAAGAAAAGCcgtgcaaagaagaagaaaacggaGCAGAAGAGCGTTGTAGAAGAGATGGAATCTAGAAATGAGgatgttgaagaagatgagaaagGTCGCATTGAAACATGTGATAAGGTAGATGAGGCATCTAAGATGTTAGAGCAGGTTGAGATTGAGTCAAGGAAGAGCACATTAGGAGAAGATGGAGAGGCAGAGAACTTACAAGATGAAGTTGAAGAGGAAGGAGACTGTAAGAGCAATGAAGCTGTAATTGAGACATCAGATGGTGGGTGTGAGGAAGAAGGAAAGGCTGAGCAGGGATCAAGGAATGACAAGAATGTAGAGAAGGTAGATTTAGAGAAGATGACACTTGGAGACTGGTTTGAATACATGAAAGTACACTTGCGAAAACAGATTGTGGATAAGACGGAGATGATGATAGAGGATATGAGAAGTAAATCTTTAAGAGTTCGCCACCATATTGCAGAGCAGAAGCAAGCAAAGGAAGAAGGCAGTGTGAATTAA
- the LOC106382867 gene encoding 6-phosphogluconate dehydrogenase, decarboxylating 2 has protein sequence MAVQPTRIGLAGLAVMGQNLALNIASKGFPISVYNRTTSKVDETVERAKKEGNLPVYGFHDPESFVNSIQKPRVIIMLVKAGSPVDQTIKTLSAYLEKGDCIVDGGNEWYENTERREKAVSENGFLYLGMGVSGGEEGARNGPSLMPGGSFEAYKNIEDILLKVAAQVRDSGPCVTYIGKGGSGNFVKMVHNGIEYGDMQLIAEAYDVLKSVGKLTNEELHSVFTEWNKGELESFLVEITADIFGIKDDKGDGHLVDKVLDKTGMKGTGKWTVQQAAELSVPSPTIESSLDARFLSGLKDERVQAAKVFKEGGFGDVLTDQTVDKKQLIDDVRKALYASKICSYAQGMNLIRAKSMEKGWGLKLGELARIWKGGCIIRAIFLDRIKQAYDRNAELANLLVDPEFAKEIIERQSAWRRVVCLSINSGISTPGMSASLAYFDSYRRERLPANLVQAQRDYFGAHTYERTDVEGSFHTEWFKIARQSKSNM, from the exons ATGGCTGTTCAACCAACAAGAATAGGTTTAGCTGGACTAGCCGTGATGGGACAGAACCTAGCTCTCAACATTGCTTCCAAAGGCTTCCCAATCTCAGTCTACAACAGAACAACCTCCAAAGTCGACGAAACCGTCGAACGAGCCAAGAAAGAAGGAAACCTCCCCGTCTACGGCTTCCACGACCCTGAGTCCTTCGTCAACTCCATTCAAAAACCACGTGTCATAATCATGCTCGTTAAAGCCGGTTCCCCCGTCGACCAGACCATCAAGACCCTCTCAGCTTACCTCGAAAAAGGTGACTGCATCGTCGACGGTGGCAACGAGTGGTACGAGAACACCGAGAGGAGAGAAAAAGCTGTGTCTGAGAACGGCTTCCTCTACCTAGGAATGGGAGTCTCAGGCGGCGAAGAAGGTGCTCGTAACGGCCCATCTCTGATGCCTGGAGGGTCCTTTGAAGCGTACAAGAACATCGAAGACATTCTCCTCAAGGTTGCGGCTCAGGTTAGAGACAGTGGTCCATGCGTGACTTACATTGGCAAAGGCGGCTCTGGGAACTTTGTCAAAATGGTTCACAACGGGATCGAGTACGGTGACATGCAGCTTATCGCAGAAGCTTATGATGTCTTGAAATCCGTTGGTAAGTTAACGAACGAGGAGCTTCATAGTGTATTCACCGAGTGGAACAAAGGCGAGCTCGAGAGTTTCTTGGTGGAGATCACAGCGGATATCTTCGGGATCAAGGACGATAAGGGAGATGGGCATTTGGTTGACAAG GTTTTGGACAAAACGGGAATGAAAGGTACCGGGAAATGGACGGTGCAGCAAGCAGCTGAGCTCTCTGTTCCTTCTCCCACCATTGAATCCTCTCTCGACGCGAGGTTCCTCAGCGGGCTAAAGGATGAGCGTGTGCAAGCCGCTAAGGTCTTTAAAGAAGGTGGTTTTGGCGATGTATTAACCGACCAAACCGTTGACAAGAAGCAGCTCATCGACGACGTGAGGAAGGCTCTCTACGCGTCGAAAATCTGCAGCTACGCGCAAGGGATGAACCTAATCCGCGCCAAGAGCATGGAGAAAGGGTGGGGCCTTAAGCTAGGCGAGCTGGCGAGGATCTGGAAAGGAGGGTGCATCATCAGAGCGATCTTTTTAGACAGGATCAAGCAAGCTTACGACAGGAACGCGGAGCTGGCTAACCTCTTGGTGGATCCCGAGTTTGCGAAAGAGATCATCGAGAGGCAGTCGGCTTGGAGGAGAGTGGTCTGCTTGAGTATCAACTCGGGGATTAGCACTCCCGGTATGTCTGCGAGTCTGGCGTACTTTGATTCTTACAGGAGAGAGAGGCTGCCGGCGAACCTTGTGCAAGCTCAGAGAGATTACTTTGGTGCTCATACTTATGAGAGGACTGATGTTGAAGGCTCTTTCCACACCGAGTGGTTCAAGATCGCAAGACAATCCAAATCCAACATGTGA